A genomic window from Etheostoma spectabile isolate EspeVRDwgs_2016 chromosome 13, UIUC_Espe_1.0, whole genome shotgun sequence includes:
- the sertm1 gene encoding serine-rich and transmembrane domain-containing protein 1, which produces MSGMDALLVDRNETEISPIDNGTFLRFSPTFASTSAAASSPGHPGNVYVYVWLFLGLLVFLLTLLIISLHRLKNIISSSSSVPDCSSEGGSSFTNMEICSISSQKSTISSLST; this is translated from the coding sequence ATGTCAGGGATGGACGCCCTGTTGGTGGACCGCAATGAGACTGAAATCTCTCCAATAGACAACGGGACTTTCCTCCGTTTCTCCCCAACCTTTGCTTCCACATCTGCGGCTGCCTCGTCACCAGGACATCCGGGCAACGTTTACGTTTATGTGTGGCTCTTTCTCGGCCTGCTGGTATTCCTCCTGACGCTGCTCATAATCTCCCTCCACAGGCTGAAAAACATcatctcctcctcatcatctgTCCCCGATTGCAGCAGCGAGGGTGGGAGCTCCTTCACCAACATGGAAATCTGTAGTATCTCATCTCAGAAGTCcaccatctcctcactgtccacCTAA